A stretch of DNA from Euzebyales bacterium:
CACCGTGACAAGGTCGAGGTCGTTCGGCTGCTCCTTGTCGGATACGAAGCTGCCCGCCAGCCAGTGGGCCTCGAAGGCGCCGAGCTCGCACAGCGCGTCGCGGAGCTCGGTCCACCAGTCGAAGATCGCACGGCGAGTGTGCGAGCCGACGAACGGGTCGACGAGCGTGGCGCGGACCTCGTCGACCGACGCCTCGTGGCACCCCGGCGGCAGGTTGCCGTGCGCGTCCATCTCGGGCAATGCCATCCTGACGCTCCGATCGGTGAGGCGGGCGCGGCGGCCGCGGGTCGCGATATGGTCGGGTCGTGACGCGCAGCGGCCGGCGGCGATCCACCACCGGCCGGTGCCCATGGTCTAGAGCCCGAAGCTACCGCCGCCGAGCTTGCCGATCAGGTCCTGCGGCTCGATGCCGAGCTGCTCGAGCAGGCTCTGGTGCTCGGGGTGGTCGGTGTCCACCTCCTGCGGCAGTTCGTCGCGCACCTGGTCCGCCTGGCCGGGGTCGCCGGGCTCGCGCTGGGACTGCATCAAATCCAGGACTTGCTGCTTGTCGAACTGCATGTCGCGCTCCTCGTTCGTCGGATCGGTGGGTGTCGATGGTCGCGCACGTTGGCCTACACTTCCCATTTCGTGCGGTCCTTCGCCGCTCTCGCGTCCCAGGTGACCCGTCCCCCCTCCCCTTGCGCATGGCTCTTGACGTCCTGGGCGGCCCGCTGCGCTGTCCCCTTGAGGTCCTGTACGGCGTCCTGCGCCGACGTCCTGATGTCGTCGCCGACCTGCTGGGCGCGCTCGGTCAGGCGCTGCTTCGAGCCATGCAGGTCGAGGTGGCGGTCGGCTTCGTCGACGGCCCGGCGCTCCGCTTCGGTCTCCGGCAGCGCGCCGGCGATCAGGGCGCCGATGCCGAACGCGATGATCCCGGCGGCCAGCGGGTTGCCCCGCGTCCTGCGCTTCGCCGCACCCGACGCGTCGCTGACGGCCTGCCGCGCCTGGCGGGCGCTCCCTGACACGTCGACGTCGGTTGTGCGTTCCGACAGCGCCCGCGATGTGCCCGCGCGGCTGTCGTCGGAGCCCATGACCGACCGCTTCAACGAGTTCCACCGCTGACGTACTCGGTCCTGCGGCGCTCGTCCACCCGGCGAGGGTTGAGGCGGTCATTGATCGCTTCGAGCGTGCCCTCCATCTCGGCACGGGCCTCCGCGATGTCACGCCGGATCTCCAGCGGGTCGTCGCTGTGGAGTGCGGCGGCCTCGCGCTGTGCGGCCGCCCGACGTGCCTGCATGTCGGCGTCGGCGGCGGGGGTCGTGGTCATCGAGGTTGGTTCCTGGCCATCGGGCGTCCTCCTTGAGTGACTGGGTGGTCTCGGGCAGCGATGTGTCGACCTGCTGTGCGGTGGCGCGGCCCTGCATCGCGAGCACTCCGGCGATCACGGCGTACATCGCACCGACGATCAGAAACCCCAACGCCGGGTGAGGAACGAGAGGTCGCCGAGCGCCCAGGCCGCGGCGAACGACAGCAGCACCGCGGCCAGGAAGCCGACGAGCGCGGCGCCGCCGAAGAGCCCTCCGGCCCTGCCGGCCGTGTGGATCTCAGCCTTCAGCTCGTTCTTGGCGAGCTCGATCTCCTGACGAAACAGCGTCGACGACTGGTCGGTCAGGCGGGAGACCAGCTCCGGCAGGGTCGCGTCGGGCTCCGGCGGTTCGTACGGGTCACGTGGTGTCGTCGCACTCACCTTGTGCGCTCCTGGTCGATGTCGAGCGGCCGGCGCTCCACGTCTTCGGCGTGGGGTGGGGCGATCGGTCGATCGGCCGCGGTCTCGTCGGCGGTCGTCCCGCCGGGACTGACCACGACTGCACTGTCGTCGCTGGCGTAGCCGACGATCACGTCGTGATCGCCGGACCGGTCACCCGTCTGATCGCCTGGCCCGGTGCTGGAGCGCTGCGTCTCGCCGCCGCCGCTGACCGGTTCGTCGGAGCTGCCGACGCCGCCGCTGACCGGTTCGTCGAAGCTGCCGACGCCGCCGCTGACCGGTTCGTCGGAGCTGCCGCCGCGGCCGCCGCTGACCGGTTCGTCGGAGCTGCCGACGTCGACGAGCCCGTCGGTCGTCCGCCACGCGGTGACGTCGTGACCGGTCGCGCCTGTCGACGACCCCGTCGGGAATGGGGCCGACGACCGGACCGGTCGCTCGTCACCCGTCATCACGGAGCTCCTGCGCCGCGTTGCGGCCGAAACGGCCCGCGACGACGCCTGCGGCCAGCGCGCCGGCCAGGAACAGCCCGGGACGACGGCGACCGAACGAACGCAGGTCGTCGAGCCCGCGGTCCTGGATGGTCCCGGCCCAGTGGTTCAGCCCATGGGCGACCGCCTCGATGTAGTCGCCGAGCACGCCGGCCTCGTCGACGCGACCGTCGGCCAGCGCACGCAGCTGGTCGCCGGCGGTGGACAGCGCTGCGCCTGCCCGCTGGGTCTCCGCCTGCGCGTGGCCGCGCAGCTGTCGTCGCGCGTCGCGTGCGATGGAGCGCGCGTGCTGCTTCGCCTCCAACCTTGATCTGCCCACCGCGGGCCCCGGCACTGTCGCTCACGCTGGACGCGGCTTCCTTCGCCCTGCGCTTGACCTGCTGGCCTGCGTGCCTGGCGACGTCGGCGGTGTCGGGGCTACCCGATGGCCCTGATTCGTAGTCACTCATCGATGCTCCTCACACAACACATGCACGGACAGTCGGACGCGGACCGCGGCCGTGCCGGGCGCCGCGTGTGGGGAGGGCGCTGGTCGCGCTCCGGATGACGGGCTCACCGCCGTCGCGGTGAGTGCTCCGGGGGCAGGGGAGCGGTCGATCGTTCGCCGGTGGCAGTCGTCACACGCTGCGTGACCGGCGCTCACTCCTTGCCAGTCGCCGCCTCCCCCACGTGGTCCGCCTTCTTCGCGTCCCGCTGGCCCATGGGGCGGGGATTGCCCGTCGTGGTGTCCCGGCGCGTCTGGTGCTCCAGCTCGGAGTTGATCTCTGCGCCGAGCAGGATCACGAACATGGTCAGCAGCAGCCAGAGGTTCAGGACGATCACTCCCGCGAGCGCGCCGTAGGTCTCGTTGTAGGACCCGAAGTTGTTGACGAAGAAGAAGAACCCGACCGATCCGATGACCCACAGAACGGTCGCGATCACCGCGCCCCAACTGACCCACCGGATCTTCGGGTCGTCGCGGTGTGGCGCGATCTTGTACAGGACGCCGAGGGCGACCATCATCAGCGCCGCCAACAGCACGAAGCTCGCGACCTGCCCACCAATGCGTGCGATCGGGCCGGGTGCGATCTGCTCGAGCAGGACAGGGACGACGCCGATCAGTCCGATCGCGACGATGAGGAAGACGATCGCCCCGAACGTCAGCAGGATCGCCAGCCCCCGACGTCTCGGGAATGACCGCGGCTCCTCGTCGTAGGCGATGTTGATGCCCTTGATCAGGCCGTCGACGCCGCCCGATGCGCTCCACAGCACGCCGGCCAGGGCAATGAGTGCGCCGAGGCCAAGTCGATTCATGCCTGTCGCCGACATGATCGGGTCGGAGATCACCCGCGCGACGTCCTGTGACATCGATTGCGTCGCCCGGGTGATCTGCTGTTGGACCGTCGCCTCGCTGGCGACCAGCCCGTAGATCATGATCAGGGCGATCAGCGCGGGGATCAGGGCGACCCAGGCATAGAAGGCGCAGCCGGCGGCGACCACCGGAATGTTGTCCTCCTTGATCTCGGCGAGCACGCGCTTGCCTACGTCGAGGAAGCCGCGTGACGGGATCTCACCGGGGCGGTCGGCCTCGCGTCCGCGGTCGTCGTGGTGCTGTCGAGTCGTGTCGCTCATGTCCTCCCATGCCTCCGCCGATCGTTGGTGGCCTGCCCGGCGGGCAGGCTGTATGCCCATTCCGTCCACGCACATGTCTGAGCTGAGTCGTTCGTCACCGATCGTTCGATGCCGGCGGCGGTGCGCGTTCGGTGTGCGTCTCGGGGCGTCACCACCTGGGAATGCCCGCCTTCGTGTGGTCGGTACAGTACGGAGCACACGATCGTGCGAGAGGACGTGCGGCGGCCATGACACATGTGGTTGGATCCGATGACGCCGCGCCGGGCACGGGTGAACCGAGAGGGGTCGATCACCGCGGGTTCTGGCGTGTGCTCGAGCGGTTCGCCGGCACCCTCGTCGACCGCTACGACCTCGATGACGTCCTCGAGCAGCTCGGCGTCGACATCGCCGAGGTGCTCGATGTCGCCGGCGCCGGTGTCATGCTGGCCGATGAGTCGGGCAGCCTGCGGTTCTGCTCCACCAACAACGAGGTGCTGCGCAAGCTCGAGAAGCTGCAGATCGACCTCGACGAGGGCCCGTGCCTGCTGGCCTACCGCAGCGGCGAGATCGTGCTGGCCGGGGACCTGCGGGACGACCCCAGGTTCCCCAGCTTCGGGCCGCGGGCGGTCGAGGTTGGCATGGCTGCGGTCTACAGCTTCCCGATGCGGCTCGACCAGCAGGTGATCGGCGCGCTGAACCTGTACGCCGAGACCGCGCGCGCGTTCTCCCCCGACCAGATCGAGGTCGGAGGGGTGTTCGCAGACGTCGGCACGATGTACCTGCTCAATGCCCGTGACATCGCCCAGCGCGATCTGCTGACCAAGCAGCTCCAGCACGCGCTGGACAGCCGGGTGCTGATCGAGCAGGCGAAGGGCTACGTGGCCGCGCTCGCCGGCATCGAACCGGCCGAGGCGTTCGAGCTGATCCGCGGCTACGCGCGTCGGCACCAGGTGCGCGTGCGGGTCGTGGCCCGCGCTGTGCTGCACGGCGATCTGGTGGCAGACGACCTCCGCTGAGCCCACGGCGGGTCCGTGGTCGACCGCGGCGGGCGACGCGACCGCCCGTGTGTGCGGGGTGGCTATCGGATGTGGGTTGCTGGCGACCACGGTGACGGGTGGCGCCGCCGTGTGTGGCGGGTGGCCATCGGATGTGCGTGGCTGGTTGAGACGCTGGCGGGTGCGTGGCTGTGCGGGGGCGTTGGTGCGTACTGGTTGCCACCTGGCGGGTGTGTGACTGTGCGTGTTTGGCGCGTGCGGACAACGCTCAGCCGCGGCCGACGTACGGCATGCCGGTGGCCATGACCGTCATCGTCAGCACGTTGGCGTCGAGCGGCAGGCTGGCCATGTAGCGCACGGCGCGGGCGGCGTCCTCGACGTCCATACGCGGCTCGGGGGCGGTGCTGCCGTCAGCCTGCGGCATGCCGTCGGCCATCGCAGCGGTCATGTCGGTCGCCGCGTTGCCGATGTCGATCTGGCCGCACGCGATGTCGTGGGCGCGCCCGTCGAGCGCGGTCGACCGGGTGAGACCTGTCACGGCGTGCTTGGTCGCGGTATAGGCGACGGAGTTCGGTCTGGGCACGTGCGCGGAAATCGAGCCGTTGTTGATGATCCGCCCACCGCGCGGCGTCTGCTCGCGCATGATGCGGAACGCCGCCCGGGTGCACAGGAACGCGCCGGTCAGGTTTATGGCGACGATGGCGTTCCACTCCGCGACGGACAGGTCGTCCACGCGCGCTGGCTCGCCGAAGGACCCGGCGTTGTTGAACAGCAGGTCGAGCTGGCCGTGCCGGTTCACGGTGTGCGCGAAGAGCGCCTCGACGGCGTCGGGGTCCGTGACGTCGGTGGGGACGGCGTCAAGCGTGCCCGGAAGGTCCGCGCCGCGGGCGACCGTGTCGTCGAGCGTCTCAGGGCGCCGCCCGGCCAGCACCACGGTCCACCCATCGGCGGCGAGCGCCAGCGCCGACGCGGCGCCGATCCCGCTGCCGCCACCCGTGACGACTGCGACCCCCGCCACCGTCGTGTCCGCGTCCATCGTCATGCCCCCGGGTCGTCGTCAGCCGTCGGTGCGCTCCACGTGGTCGGCCCACCAGTCGTACAGCTCGCCGGCGGCCGCAGGCTCGTCGAGCCGCGCGCTGCCCATGATCGGAGCGCCGGGCACCGTCCACGACAGCCCCGCCTTGCTGCTGTCGACCGCGCACACGACCTGCCCCGGGCCCCGCGCGCCCTCGTAGCCGTGCGTGGCTCGGCGGTCGTCGCGGCACTCACCGTCCGAGGTCGCGCTCGCCAACGACGCGAACGCGGCGTCGCGCTCGTCGACCGATGCGAACTGGCGGAAGACCACGCGGGTCGGCGCCTCGTCGGCGCCGGTGCAGGCGATCGCGACCTGCTCGCCGGCGAGTGGATCGCGGTTCGGAGGTCGGCAGTCGGCCTTCTCGAACACCCCAGCGGCGTTCAGCAGGTCGAGCTGCGCGTCGTCGAGCGCGGGGGCGGCATCGGGATCGGCGTAGCCCGCGATCTCGGGACCGGGGTCGCCAGGGTCCTGACCCGAGCCGACCAGCGGCCACGCCAGCGAGATCATCAGAACGGCCACCGGCAGGCCGACGACGGCCAGGATCGCCGGTCGTGGCAGCGATCGCCGGCGCGGTGCGGCGGGTGGCGACGCTGCGCCCGCTGGTTCCGCCGCAGTGTCGCCGCCGCCGGGCCCGGTGGCGGTCGGTGCGTCGACCGGCGCCGTGGTTGCCGTGATCCGCCGGGGCGGGGCGGCGCGGTCGGCGGCAGGCGCGCTGGCGTGCTCGGCCGCTGCCGTGGCCACCTGATCGGCCGCACGCGAGCCCGTCGCAGGCGGAGCGGCCCGATCGGTCGTCGACCTCGCGGGCCATTCGGTCGCAGGCTCGGCGGGCCGATCGGTCGCAGGCTCGGCGGGCCGATCGGTCCCACCCGAGCCGGTCCCAGGCGAGGCAGGCCGACCAGTCGCAGGCGCGCCGGTCGGAGGCGATGCGGCGCCACCGGTCCGGGCTGCGGTGCCGTTGACGTCCCCGACGGCCCGTCGTGCAGCGTCGACCGCCGAGCGCAGGGCGCGCTCGGTCGCGGTGGTGCCGCGGTCGAGCCTGCGCGTGTCGCCAGGGCCGGAGCGCGTGCCGGGCTCGTCGCGCGCCGCGGCGACCCCGGCGCGCATCTGCATTGTCGCCGTCATCGGCTCCGACGGTGGCTCGGGCGGCGGCAGCACGAGCTCCGCGGCAGCAGCGAGCGTCGCGCACCGCCGGAACCGGTCCGACGGGTCCTTGGCCATGGCCGTGGCGATCACTCGGTCCCACGTGCGGGAGAGCCCGGGGCGGACCGCCGACGCCCGTGGGGGCGCCTCGTGGAGATGCGCGGTGATCATCTCGGCGATCTCGCCCTCGAACGGCTTGCGGCCGGTCAGGCACTCGAACAGCACGCACCCCAGCGCGTACACGTCGGTGCGTCCGTCGACCCGCGCCGAGGTCCGCATCTGCTCCGGCGCGGCGTAGGCCAGCGTGGCCGGGGCCAGGCCCTGGGTGACCGGGTTGTCGGTCGTCTGGTCGACGCGCCGGCTGATCCCGAAGTCGGCCAGGTACACCGCATCGCTGTCGTCGAGGCATAGGATGTTGCCCGGCTTGACGTCGCGGTGGACCAGGCCCTTGGCGTGCGCGTAGTCGAGCGCCGCCCCGACCTGACGCACGACCGAAACGGCGCGGTGCTCGTCCAGCGGACCGTGGGCCAGCTCATAGCGCAGGTCCCTGCCGGCGACGAAGCGCATGACCAGGTACAGCAGACCGTTGCGCTCGCCGCCGTCGTAGACGGTGACGATGTTGCGGTGCTCGAGGCTGGCGGCGATGTTCGTCTCGCGCCGGAACCGCTGGTGGTCCGTGGGCGTGAAGTCGTCCGACGGACGCAGCATCTTGATCGCCACGTCGCGTTCGAGCAGCGGGTCCCAGGCCCGGTAGACGCGGCCGAACCCACCGCGACCGAGCTCAGCGGTGATCTCATACCGGCCGTTCCAGGTGTCGCCCGGTTGTGGCAGCCCAGACACTGTGGTGGCGGATCTCCCCATCGTCGTCCTGCCCCGCCTTCGCCGGAGCCTGGCGCTCCCGGCGCATGGAGCCGTCGGTCACTTCGCCTCACGGGACCCGGCGCCGCCGTTGCGCCGGTCCGTCGCAGCCTCTCGTGTGCGTGCGTCGTGGACCTGGCTCGGCGCACATTCTCGCACGATCGGATGGACCGTGTGCAACGCGGCCGAGCCACGGCGCAACGGGGATGGCGCTCAGGCGTCGATGCGGGCGCGCAGCGTGCGGACGGCCTGCATGTAGCGGTCCATCTGCTCCATGTAGCGGGCCGCGTCGTCCTTGGCCTCGGGGTGGCGCATGCCCATCGCCTTGGCGGCGAACTTGGCGCCGCGGCAGTAGGGGAGCAGGGCCGGCAGCGGCATGGCCTCGTCGCCCGGCACGGGGTCGACGTGGTCGGCCTGTGCCTGCTCGATCGGGGACAGCTCCAGCGAGGTGACGTGCGCGAGCAGTTCGTCCTCGGTGATGCGGTCGGCGAAGTCCCGCGAGACCTGGCGGAAGTGCTCGCCGCCGTCGGGGTGGATGACGACGACAGCCGGCCGCGCGATGTCGCCGCGGGCGGTGTCGGGGTGCCACACGTCGAGCGCCTTGAGCAGGCCCTCGCCATCGGGGTCAGACAGCATCTCGAACGGCAGGTGGAGCTTTTCGATCATCGCGGCGTTGCGTGCCGGTGAATCGACGCTGACGCCGACGATGTGCGTGCCCGCCTGCAGGAACTCGTGATACCGGTTCGCCAAGCTGACCAGCTGGCAGTTGCAGTACGGTCACCAGTCGCCGCGCAGGGTGACCAGCACGATCCCGGCGTTGAGGTGGTCGGTGAGCGTCCAGTCGCGGTCGTTCTGATCGCGCAGCGTGAAGTCGGGCACCGTCATGGCGGACTCCTGTCTCTGGGGACGTTCGGAGGTGTACCCGGCGCCCCCGGGCTACCATGCAGGGAGGATGAGCGCGCCCCTGGGCCCGGTGCAACGCGCGGCCTACCGTGTGTGGCTGGCGGTCGGCGTCTTCGCCCTGATCTGGGTGGCCTGGCGGGTGCTGGCACGTCCGGTCGCAGTCATCGTGCCGCCGCTGCTGCTGTCCACGGTGATCGTGTACCTGCTGGCACCGATCGTCGCCGGCTTCGAGCGCCGTAGCCTGCCGCGGTGGGCCGGGACGCTGCTTGCGTACCTGATGGCCCTGCTGACACTGACCGTGATCGGCGCGGTGCTGGTGCCGCTGCTGACCGAGCAACTGCAGGCGTTCGCCGACCGGCTGCCGTCGCTGCTCACCGCCCTCGGTGAGGACCTCGACCGCCGGTTGGCACCGATGGGGATCGACGTGCCGATCGGCGACTCGATCGACGCCGCGGCGATGCAGAGCAACATCGAGCAGGCGCTGCAGGGTGGCGCCCTCCCCGCCCTGGGCGGCGTACTCGGTGGGCTGTCGGGCCTGGCCCTGGGCCTGCTGCAGGTCGTCCTGGTGTTCACCCTGGGCCCGGTCGTCGGCTTCTACGTGCTCGTTGACCTGCCGCGCCTGCGCCGCTGGAGCCGGGCGCTCATCCCACCGCGGCACCGTGCGGAGGCCAGCGAGGTCGCGGCCAAGCTGCACTTCGTCGTCGGCGGGTTCATCCGCGGGCAGCTGCTGGTCGCGCTGTTCGTCGGGCTGGCGGCGTCGGCGGGTCTGGCCATCGTCGGTCTGCCGTTCTGGCTGCTGGTCGGGGTCACCGCCGGCGTGACCAACGTCATCCCGCTGCTCGGCCCGTTCGTCGCCGGCGTGCTCGGCGTGTCGATCGCGATGGTCAGCGAGGGGATGGGCCTGGCCGCGCTCGTGCTGGCGGTCCTGTTGGTCGTCCAGCAGCTCGACAACCAGCTGATCTCGCCACTGGTCATGGGCCGCAACGTCCACGTGCACCCCTTGGCGGTGCTGCTGTCGCTGGTGATCGCCGGGACCGTCTACGGCGTGATCGGTCTGCTGATGGCGGTCCCGTCGGTGGCGGCGGGCAGCGTGCTGGTGCGCCACTTCTGGGAGACGCGGGTGCCATGGGCCGACACCTCCACGGCCGACCTCACCGCCTCCGGCGATCCGCCGGCGTCGTGGACTGCCCGCGTGCCGGTGCGGCCACGCGGCAAGTAGCGCGGCCGCGCCCAGGCGCGCGTGCGCTGCGGCGCAGTACAGTGGTGCGGTCGCCACGGACCCTGGGTCGGTGGCGGACCATTGGATAGCCATCCAGAGCGGCTGAGGGACCGGCCCGTCGACGCCGCCGCAACCAGACCACGCACGTCGCGGTCCAGGTGCGAACTCCGGCCCCCTCGGGGGGAAGATGGCGCAACGCTCGTCCTCCCTCCGCGCGACCGAGTGGAAGGACGACGCGGTGACCTACCTTCGCGCCCTGCGCTGTCGTGGCTGCGGCAGCGAGACGGCGATCACGCCCGCCCATGTCTGTGACCGGTGCTTCGGCCCGTACGAGGCGACATACGACTACGACGCGATGGCGGCCGGGATCAGCCGCGCGTCGATCGAGGCGGGCGCCGACAGCCTCTGGCGGTACCGGGACCTGCTCCCGCTGCCGACCGATGAGCCGGTCGACCCGGTGTGGCTCGGTGGCGGTCTGACGCCGCTCGTGCGGGCGCCGCGGCTGGGTGCCGCGCTCGGCCTGGACGACCTGTGGCTGAAGAACGACACGGTCAACCCCACGTGGTCGTTCAAGGACCGGGTGGTGACCGTGGCGCTGACCGCCGCGCGCGCGTTCGGCTTCACGACGGTCGCGTGTGCGTCGACGGGCAACCTGGCCAACTCGGTCGCCGCGCACGCGGCCGCCGCCGACCTCGACGCGTACGTGTTCATCCCACACGACCTCGAACAGACCAAGGTGCTGGCCAGCGCGGTCTACGGACCGAACCTCGTCGCGGTCAAGGGCACCTACGACGACGTCAACCGGCTGTGCAGCGAGGTTGCCGACGAGTACGGGTGGGCGTTCGTCAACGTCAACATGCGCCCGTTCTACGCCGAGGGCTCCAAGACGATCGGGTTCGAGATCGCCGAGCAGCTCGGCTGGACGCTGCCCGACCAGGTCGTGGCGCCGATGGCGTCGGGTTCGATGATGGTCAAGATCGACAAGGCGTTCCGCGAGCTGACCCGCGTCGGGCTGGTCGACGAGATGCCGTGGGCGATGTTCGGCGCGCAGGCGCTGGGATGCTCACCGATCGCCGCCGCGTTCGCTTCCGGTGAGGACGATCCCACCCCGGTCAAGCCGGACACGATCGCGAAGTCGCTGGCGATCGGCAACCCCGCCGACGGCGGGCCGGCGATCGGTGTAGCGCGCCGAACCGGGGGCGGCATGGACGTCGCGACCGACGACGAGATCGCCGAGGCGATGCGCCTGCTGGCCCGCACCGAAGGGGTCTTCGCCGAGACCGCCGGCGGCGTCACGGTGGCCGTGCTGCGCAAGCTGGTCGACGCCGGTGCGTTGGACCGCGCCGCGCGGACCGTGGCGGTCATCAGCGGCAACGGGCTCAAGACCGTCGACGCCGTGCCGGCGACGCCGACGTTCACGGTCCCACCGTCGCTGGACGACTTCGAGGAGGCCGCGGGCCTGCTCGACGTCTGAGCCGGGACGCGTCCCCGGAGTCGGTCGAAGCGCATCGACGAGCTGCAGGCCGAAACCGGCCGCTCCGGCGGCTCGTGAGCACGTCCGTCCCCGCAGGATCGTGCGCGACTCGCCTATATCGGCACGCCGATCAGCACGAAAGCGATGTCGTCGCGGCCGTCGGGTGCCTCGAGGAAGCGTCGTTCGAGCTCGCTGGCGAACTTGTCGACCGGCAGGTGGTTGAGGCCGGCGAGCATGCGGTGCAGCTCCTCGTCCTCGATCGGGGCCGCAGGGCGGTCCGTGATGCCGTCGGTGTAGAGGAACACACGGTCGCCGGGCAGCAGGTCGGTCCGGTCGCAGTGCAGCTCGATGTTGGTGAACAGCCCGACCAGCGAGCCCTCACGGCCGAACGGCATCACGTCGGTACCGCGCAGAATCAGGGCGAGCGGGTGTCCCCCGAGCGCGAGGTCGGCCTGGACGGTGTTGTTCAGGCCGAGCCGCAGCACCGCCGCCGTGCAGTAGCGGTCGTCACCCTCCGCCAGGATCGCCCAGTTCAACGCGTACAGCATGCGGATCGGGTCGCCGTCGAGCATGGCCGCGGCGCGCAGCGTGTAGCGGGCCAGCAGTGCGCGCGACGCCGCCGACGGTCCTTTGCCGCACACGTCGCCGATCTCCAGGTACCAGCAGGCGTCGGAGTTCTGGTACCAGTCGTAGAAGTCCCCACCCACCTCGGAGATGTCGGCCGGCAGGTAGCGCGCGGCGACGTCGAGCTCGGGGATCTTCGGAGGGTCCTCGGGGATGATCGCGGCCTGCAGCTTCTGGGTCACCTGGGCGGACCGCTGCTCGCTCAGTTCCAGGGCGCGGGCCGTCTTGCGCATCTCGCGGATCGACCGGTCCATCGCCCCGATCGCGATCGACACGCTGGCACCGGCCAGCACGAACTGCAGGATCGCCCACACGCTGCGGGCGAATGGCATCCCCGCAGCGCTGTCGCGCTCCATCACGACGCCCCACAGCGCGATCGCGCCGACGGTTGCGGTGACCAGCCCGATCCGCCAGCCTCCGAGCAACGCGCCCACGCCGACGAGGATAAGCAGCCAGGCCCCCGGCAGGATGACCACCGTGTTGTCGACCAGAGCGAACATCAGCGCGGTCAGCGCGATCACCCCGCTGATGATCCCGGCCGTGCGCCAGGGGCGTCCCGCGAAGTTCGCGTCCCGCCAATCCTGGAAACGGACTATGGGGGACGAGCGCAGCACAGAACCCAGTGAGTGAGAAGCGCGCCTCCGCCGCACTGGATGCCCTGGTTCGTTGGACGACGCGCCTGATCCTAGCCGTGTCCAATGCCCTGCCGACAGCCCGATGCGGCAGG
This window harbors:
- a CDS encoding DUF3618 domain-containing protein, giving the protein MTTTPAADADMQARRAAAQREAAALHSDDPLEIRRDIAEARAEMEGTLEAINDRLNPRRVDERRRTEYVSGGTR
- the thrC gene encoding threonine synthase, yielding MTYLRALRCRGCGSETAITPAHVCDRCFGPYEATYDYDAMAAGISRASIEAGADSLWRYRDLLPLPTDEPVDPVWLGGGLTPLVRAPRLGAALGLDDLWLKNDTVNPTWSFKDRVVTVALTAARAFGFTTVACASTGNLANSVAAHAAAADLDAYVFIPHDLEQTKVLASAVYGPNLVAVKGTYDDVNRLCSEVADEYGWAFVNVNMRPFYAEGSKTIGFEIAEQLGWTLPDQVVAPMASGSMMVKIDKAFRELTRVGLVDEMPWAMFGAQALGCSPIAAAFASGEDDPTPVKPDTIAKSLAIGNPADGGPAIGVARRTGGGMDVATDDEIAEAMRLLARTEGVFAETAGGVTVAVLRKLVDAGALDRAARTVAVISGNGLKTVDAVPATPTFTVPPSLDDFEEAAGLLDV
- a CDS encoding protein kinase — its product is MGRSATTVSGLPQPGDTWNGRYEITAELGRGGFGRVYRAWDPLLERDVAIKMLRPSDDFTPTDHQRFRRETNIAASLEHRNIVTVYDGGERNGLLYLVMRFVAGRDLRYELAHGPLDEHRAVSVVRQVGAALDYAHAKGLVHRDVKPGNILCLDDSDAVYLADFGISRRVDQTTDNPVTQGLAPATLAYAAPEQMRTSARVDGRTDVYALGCVLFECLTGRKPFEGEIAEMITAHLHEAPPRASAVRPGLSRTWDRVIATAMAKDPSDRFRRCATLAAAAELVLPPPEPPSEPMTATMQMRAGVAAARDEPGTRSGPGDTRRLDRGTTATERALRSAVDAARRAVGDVNGTAARTGGAASPPTGAPATGRPASPGTGSGGTDRPAEPATDRPAEPATEWPARSTTDRAAPPATGSRAADQVATAAAEHASAPAADRAAPPRRITATTAPVDAPTATGPGGGDTAAEPAGAASPPAAPRRRSLPRPAILAVVGLPVAVLMISLAWPLVGSGQDPGDPGPEIAGYADPDAAPALDDAQLDLLNAAGVFEKADCRPPNRDPLAGEQVAIACTGADEAPTRVVFRQFASVDERDAAFASLASATSDGECRDDRRATHGYEGARGPGQVVCAVDSSKAGLSWTVPGAPIMGSARLDEPAAAGELYDWWADHVERTDG
- a CDS encoding YihY/virulence factor BrkB family protein produces the protein MSDTTRQHHDDRGREADRPGEIPSRGFLDVGKRVLAEIKEDNIPVVAAGCAFYAWVALIPALIALIMIYGLVASEATVQQQITRATQSMSQDVARVISDPIMSATGMNRLGLGALIALAGVLWSASGGVDGLIKGINIAYDEEPRSFPRRRGLAILLTFGAIVFLIVAIGLIGVVPVLLEQIAPGPIARIGGQVASFVLLAALMMVALGVLYKIAPHRDDPKIRWVSWGAVIATVLWVIGSVGFFFFVNNFGSYNETYGALAGVIVLNLWLLLTMFVILLGAEINSELEHQTRRDTTTGNPRPMGQRDAKKADHVGEAATGKE
- a CDS encoding SDR family oxidoreductase, with product MTMDADTTVAGVAVVTGGGSGIGAASALALAADGWTVVLAGRRPETLDDTVARGADLPGTLDAVPTDVTDPDAVEALFAHTVNRHGQLDLLFNNAGSFGEPARVDDLSVAEWNAIVAINLTGAFLCTRAAFRIMREQTPRGGRIINNGSISAHVPRPNSVAYTATKHAVTGLTRSTALDGRAHDIACGQIDIGNAATDMTAAMADGMPQADGSTAPEPRMDVEDAARAVRYMASLPLDANVLTMTVMATGMPYVGRG
- a CDS encoding AI-2E family transporter, which translates into the protein MSAPLGPVQRAAYRVWLAVGVFALIWVAWRVLARPVAVIVPPLLLSTVIVYLLAPIVAGFERRSLPRWAGTLLAYLMALLTLTVIGAVLVPLLTEQLQAFADRLPSLLTALGEDLDRRLAPMGIDVPIGDSIDAAAMQSNIEQALQGGALPALGGVLGGLSGLALGLLQVVLVFTLGPVVGFYVLVDLPRLRRWSRALIPPRHRAEASEVAAKLHFVVGGFIRGQLLVALFVGLAASAGLAIVGLPFWLLVGVTAGVTNVIPLLGPFVAGVLGVSIAMVSEGMGLAALVLAVLLVVQQLDNQLISPLVMGRNVHVHPLAVLLSLVIAGTVYGVIGLLMAVPSVAAGSVLVRHFWETRVPWADTSTADLTASGDPPASWTARVPVRPRGK
- a CDS encoding GAF and ANTAR domain-containing protein; its protein translation is MTHVVGSDDAAPGTGEPRGVDHRGFWRVLERFAGTLVDRYDLDDVLEQLGVDIAEVLDVAGAGVMLADESGSLRFCSTNNEVLRKLEKLQIDLDEGPCLLAYRSGEIVLAGDLRDDPRFPSFGPRAVEVGMAAVYSFPMRLDQQVIGALNLYAETARAFSPDQIEVGGVFADVGTMYLLNARDIAQRDLLTKQLQHALDSRVLIEQAKGYVAALAGIEPAEAFELIRGYARRHQVRVRVVARAVLHGDLVADDLR
- a CDS encoding phage holin family protein; this translates as MSATTPRDPYEPPEPDATLPELVSRLTDQSSTLFRQEIELAKNELKAEIHTAGRAGGLFGGAALVGFLAAVLLSFAAAWALGDLSFLTRRWGF